The following nucleotide sequence is from Ornithodoros turicata isolate Travis chromosome 2, ASM3712646v1, whole genome shotgun sequence.
atctcatgcaGCAATATCACGACACGATATCTGAGTACTTCTCAGAAGGTCATGCAGAAGAGGTGCCCAACACGTCGAGCCAGCCGCCGAACCTCTATTACCTTCCTCACCATGCAGTCATACGCCAAGATGCTGTGCAACGAAGGTTCGGGTAGTCTTCGACGCCTCCTCGCATATACCCGGCGAACTCTCTCTGAATCAAGTTCTGCACCAAGGCCCGAATCTCAACGCTGACCTCCTCGTGCAACTTATCTCGTTCCGCTGCCATCCGGTCGTACTGATTGCAGACATTCGCAAGGCCTATCTGCAGATCGCGATATTTCCCGAGGATCGAGACGCCTTGCGTTTCCTTTGGACTAAGAAGCTACCTTCACCTCAAGAACCCCTACCGGACATCCTGGAATGGCGAATGACTCAAGTTGCATTCGGCGCCTCTTCCAGTCTATTTTTACTCGCCGCCACACTACGTCATCATCTCGCAGGCGCCGCTGACCGATACCCGGCTACCACCGAATGCTTAAAACATGGCTTTTATATCGACGACCTCATTGTCGGAGCAACCTCCGACGCCGACGCCTTCTGAATGTATCAGGACGCCGTTTCAATCTTGGCCAAAGCTGGCATGGAGCTCCGCAAATGGGCGTCTAACTCCCCAACCACGAATAGTCAGTTTCTACACGACGGCCTTGCCTATGACAACGTGTCGACTCAGCCTATGATCAAGGTGTTAGGTCTCCTCTGGCATCGACCCACCGACGAAATCACCTTCAACGTCGGTTCGGTCGTCGTGTACATCGCAAATCACCATGTCACCAAGAGGACCATTCTCCACGCACTAGCCCGCATCTTGACCCCCTGGGGTACTTGACCCCCTTCACGATATCCGCGCGCCTGTTGTTTCAGTCGTTGTGGAGTCTCGGTTACGGTTGGGATACCCCGCTTGCTCCCCAGCAACGCTCCGGTTGGACCGAATGGTGTTCGCAGTTACCAACCCTCAACACCATACGCTTGCCTCGCCACCTGACAACGGTATGTGACCTCGCGAAATCTTCTGGCGAGCTTCACGTTTTCGCTGACGCAAGTCCATGCGCCGAGGGCGCGGCGCTACACCTTCGAACGATCGCCTCCCAAGGCCAGTGGAACTGCAGTCTTCTCAACAGCGAGGGTCGGGTGGCTCCGCTCAAGACCATTTCCCTTCCACGCCTTGAACTCATCGGATGCCTCGCCGCCGCAAGCCTCGCTGCTCACATCCGGCAACTTCCGTTGCTCACATCTCTACCCACTTATTTTTGGACCGATTCCACAATAGCATTACACTGGATCACAGCCGACCTACCGTCCAAACCTGCTTTTGTCCAGCACCGCGTCACCGAAATCAAGGGCCTCTCCGCATCCGGAAGAAATCTACTGGCTTCGGTGGTCGCAAGGTGACGTCTGCGTCGGCGTGATTTCAGCGCCTCAGCGCGGCGAGCGGCTCGCTCAATCATCAGCCATCAGACTCTTCCGACCTATACTTGACGCATTCTCCGTGTCGGTGGCCGCCTTCCCAACCCAAGTAACCTAAAACACCCTATCCTGCTCCCAAGCCATTACCGCCTCCCGGCCCTCATTATCATGAATGCCCACCTCCGCCTCTGCCATGCAAGCATTCATACAACGCTCCTCGATCTCCGCGACGGATACTGGCTGCTCAAGGGACGACAAACTGTTAGACGCGTACTTCGTCAGTGCCTGCGGTGCCGCCGCACGAGACTTAGTGCAGAATCCGCGCCTGTCGCCCCACTACCTCGCGAGCGGATAACACCGACCACCACCTTCGACGTCACTGGTGTGGACTTCTGCGGCCCTCTGCATGTCCGAGTCAGCTCAAGCGCCTCATCTAAAGCATACGCGGCCCTCTTTACGTGTGCGGTGACTCGAGCGATTCACCTCGAGCTCGTCACAAACATGACTGCCCCGGCTTTCCTTCTCGCTTTCCGCCGTTTCGTCGCCCGACGCGGTGTTCCATCAATTGTATACTCCGACAATGCCCACAATTTACCCCGATGCGCTCACCTCCTCACTCTCCTGTCCACGGAACCCGTCCAAGATTTCGCCAGCAACCTCCGCATTACTTGGAGGTTTAACCCCTCTTCCGCCCCCTGGTGGGGTGGGTGGTGGGAGCGCATGATTCGCACGGTGGAGTCATCCCTAAGACTAACTCTCGGCCATAGTCGCAAGACATTCGAAGAACTCGCCACCATCCTTCACGAAGTCGAAGCGGTCGTAAACAGTAGACCCCTCACTAGCGTATCCACTGACCCTCAAGAGGTGTTCTCTCTTACCCCGTCTAATTTCCTTGTCGGGAGTCGTATTGCCAAGCTGCCGCTTCTCGAGAACGTCCAGCAAGAGAGCACGCCCTTGACGTCACGCAGACGGAGCGGACGACGTAAGCAAGCCATTGAAGTGTTCTGGAAGCGCTGGAAAAGGGAATATCTCCTCCAGCTCCGTTCTGTGCACCAAGGTGCTAGCGGATTTCCTACGGCTCTGAAGCCTGGTGATCTTGTCATCGTTGAAGACGACCGCTTCCCACCATTGTTGTGGAAAAACGCCATCTTTGTAGCCACGCACGCGGGGCGCGACGGGATCGTCAGGAGGTTCACTGCCAGACTCGCAAACGGAAGAGAAACGTTGCGTCCTGCTCAGCGTCTGTACCTACTAGAGGCCCACGAGGACACCACGGCCGCCCCCGGGAGGATGTTGGGAATTCACGAGGACGTTTCTGTCCACGCGAGTACCGAAAGAGAAGGAGGAATCGCGAGCTTGGCACTCGGGGCTGTACCTTCGTTCAGCCAGTTTGATTCCGCCCCTCTGGAATAAAGTGGGACCATATTCATGACAGCGGGTGTCCGAGTTTCGTTCCTGTAACACCCCTCCTAATGAAATTTttttgcagctaaaaagaaacaccttgtatattgAAGCTAAACGCTTAGAAAGTACATTGGCGGAGGAAATAGTTGAAAATATGTTATAGATGTTTCTTTCAAAATTAGTGCTCAAGACTAACCATTTCGAGTACTGCACTTCATCGTAATTTTCAGGTCTCGTACCTTCGTAGCCCTTAATGCCATGCAGTTAATTTCTTCCACGCATATTGCTTTTGTGCCGCTGCACTGTTTGCTCTATCTTTCAGGTTGTAGGTTTTGCAGGTGGCCAGATAAAAAATCACCAAGTCGCCTgaaatggtaccgtgatgttacacgtaaggttagTCTGCGCAGTGTGccaacatgttgcacgtgccgcagggtaggactgagGATAATTTCGACCGCCTCGTTTGCAGAGTCGCCGCGTTTGCAAAATTTtcactttttcggcgcgtaGCTGCTTTTCTGCAAGTACCAGATGTTTAACATGGGTGACATCGTTTTGCGCATCGTCCGCGCACAGCATACGGTCTGCTCTACAAGCTCTGTTCATCGTACGCCCTTACAAAGGAGCACTTAGGTTTTTGTGTTCTCATGTGTTCTGCCTAGATGAAGTGATATGAAGACAACAGGAGCGACGGAAACAGGCGCTTTCTCCACTTCTGTCAATTGTCTTTCCAATAACTATTGGGAAAGGGGATAATGTTTCACGGTTTTGTATCTCATGACATCATCCATCCTGCAGGAAATAGACACTTTTCATTTCGCACCTTGTGTGTGACATTCGTCAAATTACTGCATACATGTTGCTCTGACGGGGTTACATTCGAGTGGTGGCAACGGAACCTCGGCCATTTCTGAAGTGAATTTTGTTTCACTACGCTATGCGAGCTTGTCATGAACAACATGTGTGATGGACATGAACCACGTCCTGTGTGGGCGACGCTACCAATTGGGACAACgggcggtcccaattgtaggacttaagttgtcactgactatagaaCCTTAAAGTTGGAGCAAACAGTATACATCAGCACATGAGCAATAAGCGTCGAAAGAAATAACCGCATACGAAGATACGAGGCCTGAAAGTTGTTAGGAACCGCAGCGCTCGAAATGGTCTGTCTTGAacactgttaaaaaaaatgAGAGAAAAACAACTATTTAGATAGATAGGTAGATCTTTTCAGCTATTTCCCCCGCCAATGCACTTCCTAAGCACTAGGcttcaatatacagggtggtccaccaaccatgacagaaattcatagtaaataacgtaggccccggagaggcatgcggtcaaggaattttttgtgccaataacttttgccacatgtTGGTggcacatttttatttcatttcaaatgacggaaagttaatttcttgtaatgcaatggcaattgccgaaataaattcgccgaaaattcgtgaaaatgagcccttggctccgcctcttttttgacggctcgtagtttgagcgcaaagctgagaagaaaggaagttacattgacacgccacacgaggggggaatggttacaagccgtcgggtgacctcatttttgataagatagctctgattcccgcacttaTCGCGCGCGCTAaatttgttccgtgggtaaagCTTGCAATtaccattgcattacgagtgggattatgtgatatactgagtaaaatgaccacggggaacccatttcctcaaagaaaacgttaggttgcctcgggaaatttcggagtttaattcaagaaattactttttcgtcaaattaaatgaaacaaaaatgtgCCACCAacatgtggcaaaagttattcgCAGAAAAAattccttgaccgcatgtctctccggggcctacgttttttactatgaatttctatcatggttggtggatcACCCTGTATATTGCAACGAACAACatctgagaggtcgaccggatcACCCTGCCTGGTTCTGCCTGAAATCATCCTGTGCAGGCTTCACCTAAGTAGCCGAAGGTCAATGCACCATAGCGAAGGCTGTTCCCCAGTGGCTTCACAACCTCCTGCGTCGTCATGGAACCCGAAAAGTATGCACTTCCTTGCTCCACTCTGAAGCGTCACTTCAAAAATGGGCGAGGAGCTGAAGAGAACAACAGAGACGCAGAGACATAGCGATTTCATGTGCATGTTTAGCAGACAAGGATCAGTCTTTACAACTTCTTTCTTCAAAAATTTTGAAAAGGTTTCACAATCCTTTTAAAAGTATTCACGCATACATATGCGAAGACATACGGTATTCGCATAGCTTATAGTTATCCATCACTATCCTATACCGAGGTATCCAGATTAATGTGTGCTATTATATACCTTTGCTGCATACGTTGTACCTCGCTATGTACAAGGTTTTGGAGAGATAATTTGTGCACAACAGGGTTTAAAGAATCTTCTCTGAGTGTTGTGCGGAGCAATATCATCTTCTCTCTCCAAAACCGAACAAGTAATGTGCGATCACTTCAGCAAGCCAATTCTGCCTTTTCTCTCACTCATGCCTGCCAAGTCATGTACTACACGCCCTTTCCTTCTCTCCGGGTTTAAATGACGTCATGGCATTCTGAGAGAGAGCAAGCGAAGcatccaacacacacacacacacaggggaaaaaaagaaactctgAGAAGTCGTAAAATCTGTCAGTGTGCTGGTCTCACAAACAGAAGTTCGAGAGCTAGCATACATGTAGATAATGCGACTCCACAGAGGAGAATCATCGTAGCGCCGAACATGTCTGAAAGGTCGAGGACATCGAATGTAGACGCGTCCCTTGAAGCGACCTCTTGCTTCTTTGCTGAATAGCGGAATGTGTCGTCCCTCTCCCACTTGAGGAAGTGGCCGGTCTCCACAAGATGCCTTGATCTGTATAAGAAAAATAATGGAACCAGCTTCACTGATCATATTTCTACCTCAGAGCCTCAACGAAAGAGAAACTGAAACTCAGTTTCTGCAGAAGGAGAGGGAAGGCTCACTTTCGGCTGAAAATCTCCCCGTAGAAGCATGTCTTCTGCAGCGCAAGAGAGAAAAAAGTAGTGCCGAAGTCTCCCGTCGAGACCTTCAGGGTGGAAACATTCATCTCGGCAAGGGCACCGCGCAACCCCAGCCGAGTGTCGATATAACTGTAACTTTCCTTTGCCGCCTTCTGCAAACCCAGTGTCTTGCGCTCCACTAAAAGGTCTGGATTCTTCTCGACCTGTTGCCGTATGAGGTTCAATGTCCCGGCGGTTGAGCTCTGCAATGTACACAGGCAAAGAATGCTATTTCGAAAACCAACGATCATCTGCTGATCGCTTTTATTTGCTGATTGACGTCATAACAATTAAGATACAgtagctgttttctttttttttaccacagCTTGCAAGCTGCAGCTGAGAGCTGAAGGGCTGAAGCCAACAAATCACACAAGGGTTAGAGTGACGCCCAAACTGCTCTGTTTCTTATATTCTTATAATTCGTTCAATTTAATGGGTGAGAAAAGGCAAGCTGTGCAGTGGTGTCTTTAAAAATGTGGTTCCACACAATTAGAGACTGCCCATTTCTGCTCTCTGGGGATTCTGCACTTTTTGACGGATTCACTGTCATATCCTGAGTTGTATAA
It contains:
- the LOC135384266 gene encoding uncharacterized protein LOC135384266 yields the protein MNAHLRLCHASIHTTLLDLRDGYWLLKGRQTVRRVLRQCLRCRRTRLSAESAPVAPLPRERITPTTTFDVTGVDFCGPLHVRVSSSASSKAYAALFTCAVTRAIHLELVTNMTAPAFLLAFRRFVARRGVPSIVYSDNAHNLPRCAHLLTLLSTEPVQDFASNLRITWRFNPSSAPWWGGWWERMIRTVESSLRLTLGHSRKTFEELATILHEVEAVVNSRPLTSVSTDPQEVFSLTPSNFLVGSRIAKLPLLENVQQESTPLTSRRRSGRRKQAIEVFWKRWKREYLLQLRSVHQGASGFPTALKPGDLVIVEDDRFPPLLWKNAIFVATHAGRDGIVRRFTARLANGRETLRPAQRLYLLEAHEDTTAAPGRMLGIHEDVSVHASTEREGGIASLALGAVPSFSQFDSAPLE
- the LOC135384267 gene encoding glutamate receptor ionotropic, delta-1-like; protein product: MRYVDFVYPYLVDTFAFVTKVPRRLPFKKAITQPFRFEVWLCILASLATTSLVLGLLWRWTPRRFLVGQPPDFWLLLATLTHQSGWRSAYKTTSFRFLLGSWLLLTTVTANAYSCLLLSLLNVPEYDEQIDTVPQLERAIRAGKVAAGTANGTAQARFIMSSTAGTLNLIRQQVEKNPDLLVERKTLGLQKAAKESYSYIDTRLGLRGALAEMNVSTLKVSTGDFGTTFFSLALQKTCFYGEIFSRKSRHLVETGHFLKWERDDTFRYSAKKQEVASRDASTFDVLDLSDMFGATMILLCGVALSTCMLALELLFVRPAH